The genomic stretch GCCCCCTATTGTCTGGTGTTGCCCTCTGGGAAGGATTGTGATCCCCGGCTATTACATGAAATAAAGTAATATACTATTTATACTCTTGGCTTCGgtgtctggacctccccagataAATTATAAAGAAAGGTGGTGGCAGTGGTTACCAGTGGACCCGCTTAAGTTGTAGCGGACATAGGAGTTTTAGTTCGCTACACTTATTACactatttttctttttgctgcaattgttttcattattactttatttaactTGACACACCACATCTTTAAATTCTCATCCTTGCATTAGAATATAGAGCAGTTAATATTGAGGGTATTGTATTCTGCGTTATGTTTTAAAATTACTACACACTGAATATTGAACTGAAGCttgacataaaaaaataaatcgcAAATCAAATCGTGATCGCAATGTCTGTCAGCAAAATCGCCATTAGATATTTTCCGCAAATCCTGCAGCCGTAGTTCAAACCAACAGTTTCGACACTTGAAGCCTACTTCCAAAACGTACTGTCAATCATACTAAAAATGTGTTAGACAAATtgtatgacaaacattcatttaTGGAAACAGTGAAACATTTTACCATTGCTTATATTTGTACATTTCACTTAATTGAAGTCTATTTGCAGATCTAATACAAAAACACCCAAAAAGTAACCAATAAGAACCAATCCAGGCTCATATTGACCAGTCCGCTTAGTGAATTTTTTCCAGCAGTTAGTTTCACAGCCAGTCATTggcttttcttacagttttacTCACTGACTAATATGGGCATTATGACTTAGGAGGCTATTTTCATTGTTGGTAAGCATTGTGGCCATGTACCAACAACTGCGTGGTCAGACACATCTCTAATTCTATTATCCATCCTAGGACTGCTCACCAACAACTCACCAAATTGCTTACCATCAAATTCAGGAGGCTCTGTCACTGACATTAGAAAAAAAGTGATGCCATATCCATCCCTacagggaaattgtctttttgcCTTTACGAGACATAGGGACAGGGGAGAACAAGCTTGGCGGTCATAACATAAGGTTTCAGCATTCAGTGCCCCtagagcaattgggggttatgAGCCTTGCACAGGGGCTCAAACAGGGCATCAGTCTACCAGCCCtgagattcaaaccagcaacctcccACTCATGGGCACAGAGACCTATCCTGCTGTGCCACAAACCACAAGCTCTATTAAAGCAGTTGATAGTTTCACTTTGAAAATTGAAGGTCTTCATCAAATGTTTTCCTCTTATCCATAGAAAACGTACCTACCTCGTAAGAAAGGTTTTAGACTTTTACATCATAGTGACAAAGTGGTTAAGGTGCTTGGTTCTGTTAGGGGAAAGTAGTTTACAAGCTTCTTATGTAGTATCTCTTTCTGTGCTGACATGTTGGTTAAGATTTCAAAAGGCAAGAACGCAAACATATTTTCAAGCCTTAGTAAATACAtgtggaggagaaaaaaaacgctTGGTCAGTTAACAGAGTGCGAAATGTATTACTTGCCAGTCCTAGGTCTGAAACTTATTTCCCCCAAGCACAGTTAAGTAGCTCACACAATGTTATAAAAGTCTCACACATCAGCAGAATTCACCACAATAATGTGTGACAAAGTAGCTATCAATAGAGAAAATAAGACTCTGAGGCAAGACACCAGCCCACTTTCCAGTTAGGATTAGAATTGaaattttctttttaatgtaCAACGACTTTCACAGAGGGTAGAACATCATGGTTTAATGATTGTATGGGGACCCATCCTGGAATAAATgactgcatggggggggggggggggggggcacacacatACTGCTACATTTAGCACCAGGGCATTTTTGTTTTAAGAACACTCTACAACAGAGGATTCAAATCAAGTTAAATTTAGTTATACACTTACACACTGGAGGCACGAGTACAGATCTTTACCCCAAGTTATTGCCTGTAGGTTAAAAGTTATTGCTTTTTGATTAAATTCTGAAAAGATTTGGTCCCTGCCCCTTCCAGTCCCACTTGTGAACCAGTCTTTGGTTTACTTTGTTTATTCACAGTACAGTCAACGGTgcactttttttatttttaaagtgaGTTCAATATTTTTTTGATTATATCTGTTTATGCAGGAAAGGGTACTGGGAATTAAGACAGTTTGGGTATTGCAGTGCAGTCTCAGGTTTGAAGAGTCTTACACGTCCCATTTTATGAGAAATGTAAGCAGAACAAGGTAAACAAAACCACTACATGCAGCTCTAGAAGTGCTCCAAACATTTAGCCAAACTTGCCAAGTAAAATGGAGGCACTAGCCCTATTCTTTTAGGCCACTACTTAGAGACACAAGCCTTGCCAGGGTTCGAATCAAGTCAATCTCATGACCAGCTCCCTATTTGCCTATTCTGGTTAGAGGATGGTGACTTGGAGGTTTCAGGGTTGTGTGACGTAGATGACTAAGACACAGCAACAAATCATTAAATTAGAAGTAAATCAGTAACAGTGAAATTTTTCACTAAGCCAGAGAACTGAGGTGTACCGTGACTAGGCACACACTAAACAGTACAAATGCTATTCCTGCTTTGTGACGGGCTAACCGGAAAATAAAACTAATCTCACAGTGctataaaaatggcaattaAATTGTTACATATACAGAATCTTTTGGTACTGCAttgtttttattctgttttgatATGACTAAGGCAAGGACTTTcagcaaacatttaaaaaaaaaaatcggaaaTGCTATAATGGTTAAACAGGTTCCTGGTTTTTAGCTTACCAAGAATCAGAAATACAGCCATTAGTTCAGTCAACTTCAACTGAAGCAGACACACAGCTGAACATAAGAGCATCTACTTTTGGTCTACTAAACTCGGAAAGTTAAACTTACAGGCATGAAGGAACACAACTGCAGCAATAAGCACTCAGGCGGCCTATAGCTTCTGTAGCGAACAAGAAATGTCTCTCCGAGAGGTAAAACATGATACAGTCTTCCATTTCTGCAGTTAATTCAGAAAGAGGAGACTTAATGATGGTATTTATCTGGCCAGAACAGGGAGTAATCTAGGATCAGCATCCCTATGGCACTCTGCAGACAGTCTTGTATGACCAACAACGCATCATCATGCCAAGTTGACTTCAGCACTCATGTGTTTCGATCACCCTGAAGACCCCATCCTTCTCCTGAGTCTTGGTCTTTTCAGCTTGACCTGAAacaaaaagataaaaatgcatatttgaAGGGCCTGGAGAGCTCATAAAATGCTTAGTGAGTTGCTAGCACAGAGGGTGTAACTGGCTATGCCACTTGACATACTCAATAAATCGCTGCGGTCCAGCAGAAGTTCCAGATCTTTATCACTGATCACCTTTCCCTTCGTGCCTTTCACTTCCCTGAAACAATCATGACAGTAATTACCATGGATCAACACACCAAAACacacagaaaaaataaaataaaaaaaaattctcccaTCAGGCGTACAAGTCAAAGAAAGCTTTTAAAGTTACACACATATTTTAGTTAAGCATACTCTAGTCTAaatcatttattcattttatatatattatacacattGCTATATAATTACAAAATTACCAGGGAAATAGGGACAGGACGCAAGGAATTGGGGAACATTGGGTTTAATCAAAAGGTAAAGACAAGCAAGACAACggaacaggcaaaaaaaaaaaaaaaaaaaaaagaagaagacaTTAATGACCCGACTAGGAAAAACACTCGAAACAGCTGATcacatggggattccacacaaggtagataagggggcgtggcacacgggaggaccagacaagcaggtcatgacagctcCAAAGGAAATAAACTTTGCGAATGGGATTTGCATCTTGTAGAGGTACATTATGTACATAAAAAGGAACGTTTCCGTAAGAAAGccaagttctttttttttttaaaaaggatttTAACTGATTTATAGTGTCTTGAACTTTCCCCAAAAACACAGTAAACGGAtgtaaacaaagaaagaaaaaaaaaaaaaaacacggatGTAAACAAGTTCGGTTCCTGTAAGTGGCAGAAGTGTAAGGGTCATGTGCATGCAATGCACCCATATATTGTTGTTTTGCAGCCCAAAGTGTTTAACTAGCCTAAGTGTACTTAAACCTCCGACTTCAGCTgatggtagaatatgctaaagctgggggggaaaaaaaaagcacacataTCTACATTTGATGACACGATTTAGCATGGCCACAGTACTGATGATATTGCAGTAGCCTATGGATGCATGCGAGTTTAGGGTAATGTTACCTCACATAGTCTCTAGACTTCAGCAGCTCTACCAATTCTGACATCTCCAGACACCTTCTGGACTGTTCAAGCTCTGCCTGGCCACCTTTGAACTTATCTGTGAAAAAATGGACCCAGTTGTGAATACCTGAAAACTATTTCAACAGCTACCCATAACTGGGCAAGAGTAATGAGGGTACTACTAACTTTTGTGGATGACCATCTTCTCCAGCTTCCTCTTGGCAGAAGCTTTCTCTATGATCTTCCCGTCAATGGTGTTGGCGGTAACAAGACGGTATACAACTATCGGCTTTGTCTGCCCGATTCTGTGGCACCGATCCTGTGCCTGAAGGTCTGCTTGAGGGTTCTAAAAATCCATACCAAGCAAAACATAACAGTAGTCACACAGCAAGGCACCACGCGTCTCATCCCTTCAAAAAGCTCCGAGGGAAGGTCGACGGAGAAGCACAGGTTTCTCAATATGTGtacttgaccatacttgtgttcttgtGGACTCATTTTATGTGATTTTCAACTGCTGAAGACCAGTTCTGGCACAAAAAGTACTAAGGACAGTAAAAATCCTCAGATGTCTTGCCTGACCCCAAATATCGAGAATACATTGGTTGCATCCTTATCAAAGgacaccaatcccatgattcattgcaccccaagttTGTTCTTAGGAGACAAGTTAGCAAAACTGGTCTtgtcaagaccacaagtacgatctttgcattcttggtttTGAAAAACGCATAGTGTCCGAACTGACCCAATCGCTATCAAAGATGATGACAGTGTCAGCAGCTGTCAGGTTGATGCCCAAACCTCCAGCCCTAGTGCTCAGCAGGAAGAGGAATACATGTGGGTCTGAACAAAATTTCTTAATctggagagggaaaaaaaaaaacataacaggAATAAACGCAAGGGAAGCTACATAATAAGCTTGTAAGCTCAGTGAGATACTGAGCAGACTGCACTCACATTTTCATCCCGCTCTGTATAACGCATGCAGCCATCCAAGCGACTGTACAGATAGCCCCGCAGGTAGCAGTAATCCATGATAATGTCCAAGATAGAGGTCATCTGGCTGAAGATCAGAACCTGAACAGGTAGGTTTAGTTATCAAGTATCGATTCAGTTACGCATCGTGATTCCTTTGTGCACTAACTCATAAATTGCATTGTTTAAATGCTGCCCATGGTTTTTTGAGGAGGAAAATTTAGAGCACCCTACATTTAGTGATGTTAAATTCAGCTGTGCAGCTACTGCATAACTTTAGTggtatgacttttttttttttttttttttacatagttCAAAATTTTATAAttctaaaatattaaaaaaatatatatatatatagtatcaaAAGCAGGAGATTTATAAAATCACAGTACTTAAATTGGCACCTAGATATATCAGGTAACTGGTGATTCCCACATCTAGTAGTTAGACAACTTTAAATTATCCTTTATTCATGGTGCTTAAGGTTATGTCCACATCATATGTACTTGGGAAAAGGCACAGATTATTTATGAGTGGATTATTACTTGTAGGGTTTTAGACCAATGTCACCCGTCATGTAGAAACACCTCACCTTGTGTCCTcttttctttagctctggtagCATTCGGTCCAGGATGAGGAATTTCCCAGAGGTCTCTACCAGTTGCTCATCAATCTAAACCACAGATACCAACAGTAGAGAGATCAGTTGTAAAAAATACCAGTGAGCCTTACAAACTACATTCATTCAAGTACCAGCCTTGGAAATTTAGGATTCAAGCAGACAAGACATATTTTGATATtagtgcattttatttatatattcagATGcagattacacacacacacacacacacacacacaagtgtgGTCAGGGTACCTTGAACTCCTGGGTGGTAGGGTCCAGGGGATACTCAATAAGATAGGGGTGGTTACAGCACTTCTTAAGAAGCATTAAAATGTTCTGGAGCTTCAGGTTGATCTGGGAGTCCTGAGGCATCTGCATATCTATCACAGGGTAGCTGCTGCTGGATCGAAGAATAAAGGGATGGAAACTCAAAATGTCACACTCAGCAATGCTGCCCCAAAAGACTGGTGTTTACACTAGACATTTTGACtgctagtaaaaaaaaaaaaaaaaaaaactggccgCGAAATGTCTGCTTTGACGTGCTGTATAGTCAAGCAGTTTGATGACCAAATGCTCAGTGAGTCTCTCATTGCCATAACAGAGGCGAAGCCAAGTTTCTACATAAGCCCATATTTCAATTGTCAAATTTTATAGGTCACACAATATTACACAACGTAGAGAGGTAAGAAGCATGTGATCACTGCAGTACATTGCCACAACCTTCCGATTGCAGGGACAGATTCATAGTTTCAGGCACCAATCTGCCAACTATATAATGTGCTATAAATTATTAGGCGTATGATATTAACCTAAGGGACAACTACAGACGATACCAGCTAAAAGCTGGCATATGTTGGCTAACAAACTGATATGGAGCGACTTTCCCATATATGGTGCCCAAGTGCAAATCTGAAAATGAACAGTTAATAAGGATGCAACGATACACTCAACTAACAATTCGATTCACGATACGATTTTCTCAAGATttaacagaatgagctgcagacagatTTATTACGAAATATTCctttatctttctaaactgtgcaAAACGTGTCCTTTTAACgtgaatacgcagtgacatctgacgtcgagAAATTAAACGTAATATTACACGAGTTTGTCAAAGTACCGTGAAATACTCCTAAAGtagcgattcattttccacatcaaccGGCTTAAATCGTCATACATTCACATCGATTTCAACCGATTTGCGACTCATTGTTACATGCCTAACAGCTAAGAATCTGACCAGCTGTAAAAAGCTGTGCAACATGCATGAAACTTTAAATTAGCCGGTGAGCCGTCACCTCTGATGGAGCTCTGGATCCTGCAACTTGTCCAAGTACTTTTTTAGGTCTTTGAATGTGTCCTTATCCGTCTCCGAGTAGTCCACCACCTTTCTGGAACGGCGCTTGGGCCGGCCACTGGATGTGACATCGACAGGTGGAGCCTCCtggagacagacagcagtgaccCGAGAGACTTCACGTCAGTTGGCCAAACTTCCATCATGTTGCTCTCTTGGCTACACCCTGAAAGCTTGTTGAAACCACCCCCTATGCCTTTAATCTTGCTATATGCTGTCAAATAAATGCAATTGATTGTGTtgatgtgggaaaaaaaaatgttcagcaTCTTTAAGTATAAAATCAGATTAACCACCTAGCAACGTGCCGATACACTGCAGATTATTGCAAGATTATTTTGGAAGTTGCCCCAAAGGATtgataataatcgatacttaatttccctacaggggatcaataatctttacgcctccctcaacttgctctttgtggagcaagttgaccgcgaagggctgccacccgtagcggcgcccagagagctgagggttaagggtcttgctcaaggacccgcagacgtgctgaggctgagttcgaacctgcgaccttctgattacaaggagacaggcttagcccattgagccacacgctgccccgatAAAGGCCTGATAACCACACTCAACAATGCTGTACCTTCTCCTGGCCCAGCAGCTTGCCGATGGTTTTGTTCATGATAGCGTTGTACAGGGACTCCTGCTTTGAAGTCAATGGAGCATACACCAGGATCTCCTTCTTTGGAGGTAGATCAAGAACAACATCAGTCTTCAGCCGCCTCAGTAGGAATGGGGTCAGAATCTGCAGGCCAAGGGACAAGGTAGACGTGCACAATTTATCGTTTAACATATTGTATCAGCTgacatttgttttaaaaaaaataaaaaaagtcacacacacacacacatacagggatCGGCATTAGCCTGACATGTTAATCCTGGCCTGTATTTACACTTCATATTCAAAGTTAGCAACTCCAGAGCAAAACGCACAACTGCTAGACATCAAGCCAGTGGAGAATGAGAGGTTTTGTTGACTCATCTACCACTTAAGAGGTCGGAAAATACCAGCCTGTGAGACCATTTTATATGGAACGCCAAATTATCTTTATTCATTACTAAATCTGGCCCTGAGATTATTCTCTTGTTTTTCACAGGATAAACAATATAAAACCATTCCATTGGCCCTCTAAGCAGGGCAAGCACTACCACTAACAAGAGGATTAATCAGGACCCACAACAGCACACTGCAAGGAAAATCCAGAGGACAAACACACTGCACCTGGTGAAGCATGTGCAGGATATTTTTCTCTTGCTCACTGGCAACAATGCTTTCAGCATCAGAACTGATGGTACTGATGTCAAACCAGGACTCAAAActacaatggaaaaaaaataaattaatatatttaaccaAGATAtacaaattcagttgcactatTGAAATTATCTGGCTGTCAGATGTGACAAGTCATGTAATTCTATTAGAAGGGAGAGATTACTGTGCCTTGCTAAGCTCAGTACCTCTTGAGATCATCAAAGACGTCTGGCAGTAGGAAGTTAAGCAGTGACCAGAGCTCAGCTAGGTTGTTCTGCAGGGGAGTGCCTGAGAGGAGCAGCTTGTTGTCCGTGGGGTAGGTCTTGAGGTCCTTCACTAGCCTGCAGTTGAGGTTCTTTATCCTGTGGCCCTCGTCTACGATCAAGTACTTCCACTGAAACCGCTGTTGGTCGGTGGCAAGTAAGTGGGCCAGCTCTCACACAGGGTTGCACAAGACACCAAAAGACATGTCATGAAAACAGAATCTGATAAAATACCAAACACGTGATGTACCTGTAGGTACTTGCGATCCCTCATGGCTATCTCAAAGGATGTGATGACCACAGGGTACATGTTCAAAGACCCCTGGAGCTTGCGAATCTTTTCGGTCAGGTTAAGCCGATCTGCTTGGGGCCCATGGTACAGCAACACAGATATCTGAAacccaaaatataaaaataaaaacccaTAAACCGCATCCATCTGCTTATCTAACAAGATGGTTGCAACAAAATAAGTGGGGTGAAGGTGAAACCAGATCAAGAAGGTGAGAGATGATTACTTAACTAAATAAAGGAATTGACTAGCATCCTGTCTAAAGCGTATACCTGTCCTATGCCCTATGCAGCGTGGAACAGGCCACGGGCCACCCCTGCAACCTTATCCAGGATTAGCcattggatgatggatggaaaaaTAAAGATAATTTATGCCTTAAAGGTTAAGCTTAGTTCTGATGGCATGGTGTCTCACAATGACTGGTTGGAAAGTAGTTACACAACTTCTTATCATACCATTATGTCTGTTCAGATGCTGTAAAACTCACATCAGGTGTAAAGCGTTTGAACTCAGAGATCCAGTTGGACACTGTGGAGAGCGGTGCTACCACAAGGTAGGGTCCCAGCACCTTCTTCTCGACCATCATGGCGATGTGTGCAATGCACTGGATGGTCTTCCCCAGACCCATCTCGTCAGCCAGGATGCCGTTAATCCCATTCTCCCACAGCATCTACACAAGCAGCCCAGTCACATTTTCAATCCCAATTCACTGTGTTTGGCTACTGTTAGATATTCGTCACCATTTGGTTCATTTTGGAACACAGATTTCCATACATAGTGACATTCAAAACAGTGTGGGCTCTGCTGACAAACACTGGCCTGGCATGCTCACCCTGAGCCACTCGATGCCCTCCACCTGGTACCACCTCATGACTCCACCTGTAAAGAGCCGGGGCTGTTGAAAGGGAACAGGTTGCCCATTCACGAGGCGCGTGGGGTCCAACAAGTGCTTGGCGCTGTCCCGCACGGCCTCCGACAAACGACCCTTGATCTCTTCATTGGAATCACTCATTTTTGCAATGTCCTCTGCCTCTAGCTTTTTAGGATGGGGAATAGCTTCCTAAATCAGAGCAAAACACATGTTCAAACATCTTTGGGTTTGGAGGAGAAAAACAAAATTGACCAACACAAAAAAGAATGAACACAGACACCACCACTACCACTGAAATACAACTACTCTCCATCACAATGAGTCTTCGCAACAAAATAATTTAtggttaaaagaaaataaaactcacCTCCACAAGTTTAGGCTTTTTGGCCTTTGACATTATTTCCtaaaagaaaacagaaaatagcttaatacataaacacacaataaaaaaaaagaatgaaagcAGTGAACATCAAGATATTTTTACCTCTTTGGACATCACATCTGCAATTTTGTATTCTTCCTCCCTGTCACGTTTCTTCCTGTCAGCTGAAAGATCAAAAGgttctttaactttttcctgACCAGTCAGTGGACTCACATGGCATGTGGAATATATTGGAACATAATTACATACCTTTCCCAGTCTTCTGGCCGTTTCCCTGCAGTATAATATTCAGTTAGTGAATAAAATCTTGTCCAGTCAAGAAAACCACGACCACTGTATTTTCATATCCACCATGTACATCGACGAAGCAAACTCACCTTCTGTTTCTGGGCCAATGCCTTCCTCTCAAGCCGCTCTTTTCTCAATTTCTCCTAAGATTACACACCAAGACACATTTAGCCCATGCTGTGACGGGATTATTCATGTAGGTGCACAATAATTTATACGATCCACAAAAGTCTACACTACCATCCAGTGTTATGGGTGTTCTTTTGCTCAGAATAAGATTTTATAGAACCCACCATACACCCGAAAGGATCCATTATCCCCATGTTATTTGCACAAGCAACTAAAAGGGCCCAAAGCCAGcaattaataataatgtaattCAGCACAGTCTGAGACAGTAGCAGTGGACACAAGGCACAATATTTAGACTGCAAAACCATATCTGAATAatgtgagcccccccccatttcactaCACTTGCGTCAGGTCATATCTGGTAAGTAATATCAGCATAGATGTGAAAGGAGCCTGCGGGCTTTAACTACACCAGGCTAGTTGCCTTGGTGTGTGGGTGCGATCATCTACTCTAcctcctgctgctgctgttccaTCTTGGTCAGCAGAAATTTGGAGTAGATATTACTTTTCTCCAGCAGGTGCTGCAGCCTCCTAAACCGCATTTCATGAGTTTCTCTCTCCCAAGTTGCACGAGCCTTTAGCCAAAGGGAAGAAAACCAGAAAAACACCTGTAATTTACCAAACAAAGATGACTATAAAGAAAAGGCCCTATACAGTCATTCTGATGAGCCTAAAAATGCAGCATGGTGGATATGGTCACTTCATATTAAAATTTTTGATCATGCCTTGTCCATCATCTCTTTCTCAATCCTCTCCCCTTCCTCCATTAAGTgcttctcttcctcctccatcTCTTTGGTGACGACATTTTCTTCCGGCTCGTCTTTTATGTTGGGTGTCGCTGAAAGATGTGTATACAACGTCTTATACCTGGTCTAACCTAATCACATACCACAGCTACGTATCACGTACACAACAAGTGATGACATAGAATACGTTTCTGCTCACCACTGCCAACGGCGCCCTCAACAGCAGTACCCTGGGGTTGCTCTGGTTCATTGGGCTTCGGACAATGAGGGGACACGCTTCGGGTTTCGTCTTTTACGCTGCATACAGAAACAGGAGTATTGCATTCGCGTGCGCACGCATTCTAGAGAGAAATCAACATTGTCAAAGGCATCATACTGCTTGACCGTTTTTTAAGGTTATCTGATGTGGTCGACGTTTCTTTCCTGCCCGCCTATGAAGCGCTAAGACATCCAATAGGATAAGCAAGAAGGCGGGTTTTACCTCGCATGTTCAGCATGCCTATTGGATGATGCTCTTTGATTGATGGGTGTGCTGTGTAGCGCAGCGATTCCTTTTGCATGCACACTAAACTGTACCCACGTTTCGTGACAAAGACCTAAAATATTAGCAAGCCAGTATACCTAACAATTTATAATTACGTACAATAACACACAGCCGACGCAATACCACAGTTTAACTTAAACACTTTTCGAATCCTCAGGAGTTTACTTTTACAGGCTTTTACACAATAGTCATAATTGCCATTTGCTAGTAAAGAATTTATTAAAGAAGTTTCTTTACGTTTTGTTTTGTTATCCAAGCCTGGCCGCTTAAGTATCGACAAATGATCTGAACAATCACTGCACATACAAGAAAACTATAACTGTTTCGATTTTAAAAAGTACAACGAATAGCCACATTTATACAGTTATGTTCAC from Brienomyrus brachyistius isolate T26 chromosome 3, BBRACH_0.4, whole genome shotgun sequence encodes the following:
- the hells gene encoding lymphoid-specific helicase isoform X1, whose product is MCSDCSDHLSILKRPGLDNKTKRLCHETWVQFSVHAKGIAALHSTPINQRASSNRHAEHASVKDETRSVSPHCPKPNEPEQPQGTAVEGAVGSATPNIKDEPEENVVTKEMEEEEKHLMEEGERIEKEMMDKARATWERETHEMRFRRLQHLLEKSNIYSKFLLTKMEQQQQEEKLRKERLERKALAQKQKGNGQKTGKADRKKRDREEEYKIADVMSKEEIMSKAKKPKLVEEAIPHPKKLEAEDIAKMSDSNEEIKGRLSEAVRDSAKHLLDPTRLVNGQPVPFQQPRLFTGGVMRWYQVEGIEWLRMLWENGINGILADEMGLGKTIQCIAHIAMMVEKKVLGPYLVVAPLSTVSNWISEFKRFTPDISVLLYHGPQADRLNLTEKIRKLQGSLNMYPVVITSFEIAMRDRKYLQRFQWKYLIVDEGHRIKNLNCRLVKDLKTYPTDNKLLLSGTPLQNNLAELWSLLNFLLPDVFDDLKSFESWFDISTISSDAESIVASEQEKNILHMLHQILTPFLLRRLKTDVVLDLPPKKEILVYAPLTSKQESLYNAIMNKTIGKLLGQEKEAPPVDVTSSGRPKRRSRKVVDYSETDKDTFKDLKKYLDKLQDPELHQSSSYPVIDMQMPQDSQINLKLQNILMLLKKCCNHPYLIEYPLDPTTQEFKIDEQLVETSGKFLILDRMLPELKKRGHKVLIFSQMTSILDIIMDYCYLRGYLYSRLDGCMRYTERDENIKKFCSDPHVFLFLLSTRAGGLGINLTAADTVIIFDSDWNPQADLQAQDRCHRIGQTKPIVVYRLVTANTIDGKIIEKASAKRKLEKMVIHKNKFKGGQAELEQSRRCLEMSELVELLKSRDYVREVKGTKGKVISDKDLELLLDRSDLLSQAEKTKTQEKDGVFRVIETHEC
- the hells gene encoding lymphoid-specific helicase isoform X3; translated protein: MNSVKDETRSVSPHCPKPNEPEQPQGTAVEGAVGSATPNIKDEPEENVVTKEMEEEEKHLMEEGERIEKEMMDKARATWERETHEMRFRRLQHLLEKSNIYSKFLLTKMEQQQQEEKLRKERLERKALAQKQKGNGQKTGKADRKKRDREEEYKIADVMSKEEIMSKAKKPKLVEEAIPHPKKLEAEDIAKMSDSNEEIKGRLSEAVRDSAKHLLDPTRLVNGQPVPFQQPRLFTGGVMRWYQVEGIEWLRMLWENGINGILADEMGLGKTIQCIAHIAMMVEKKVLGPYLVVAPLSTVSNWISEFKRFTPDISVLLYHGPQADRLNLTEKIRKLQGSLNMYPVVITSFEIAMRDRKYLQRFQWKYLIVDEGHRIKNLNCRLVKDLKTYPTDNKLLLSGTPLQNNLAELWSLLNFLLPDVFDDLKSFESWFDISTISSDAESIVASEQEKNILHMLHQILTPFLLRRLKTDVVLDLPPKKEILVYAPLTSKQESLYNAIMNKTIGKLLGQEKEAPPVDVTSSGRPKRRSRKVVDYSETDKDTFKDLKKYLDKLQDPELHQSSSYPVIDMQMPQDSQINLKLQNILMLLKKCCNHPYLIEYPLDPTTQEFKIDEQLVETSGKFLILDRMLPELKKRGHKVLIFSQMTSILDIIMDYCYLRGYLYSRLDGCMRYTERDENIKKFCSDPHVFLFLLSTRAGGLGINLTAADTVIIFDSDWNPQADLQAQDRCHRIGQTKPIVVYRLVTANTIDGKIIEKASAKRKLEKMVIHKNKFKGGQAELEQSRRCLEMSELVELLKSRDYVREVKGTKGKVISDKDLELLLDRSDLLSQAEKTKTQEKDGVFRVIETHEC
- the hells gene encoding lymphoid-specific helicase isoform X2 — protein: MCSDCSDHLSILKRPGLDNKTKRLCHETWVQFSVHAKGIAALHSTPINQRASSNRHAEHASVKDETRSVSPHCPKPNEPEQPQGTAVEGAVGSATPNIKDEPEENVVTKEMEEEEKHLMEEGERIEKEMMDKARATWERETHEMRFRRLQHLLEKSNIYSKFLLTKMEQQQQEEKLRKERLERKALAQKQKGNGQKTGKADRKKRDREEEYKIADVMSKEEIMSKAKKPKLVEEAIPHPKKLEAEDIAKMSDSNEEIKGRLSEAVRDSAKHLLDPTRLVNGQPVPFQQPRLFTGGVMRWYQVEGIEWLRMLWENGINGILADEMGLGKTIQCIAHIAMMVEKKVLGPYLVVAPLSTVSNWISEFKRFTPDISVLLYHGPQADRLNLTEKIRKLQGSLNMYPVVITSFEIAMRDRKYLQRFQWKYLIVDEGHRIKNLNCRLVKDLKTYPTDNKLLLSGTPLQNNLAELWSLLNFLLPDVFDDLKSFESWFDISTISSDAESIVASEQEKNILHMLHQILTPFLLRRLKTDVVLDLPPKKEILVYAPLTSKQESLYNAIMNKTIGKLLGQEKEAPPVDVTSSGRPKRRSRKVVDYSETDKDTFKDLKKYLDKLQDPELHQSSYPVIDMQMPQDSQINLKLQNILMLLKKCCNHPYLIEYPLDPTTQEFKIDEQLVETSGKFLILDRMLPELKKRGHKVLIFSQMTSILDIIMDYCYLRGYLYSRLDGCMRYTERDENIKKFCSDPHVFLFLLSTRAGGLGINLTAADTVIIFDSDWNPQADLQAQDRCHRIGQTKPIVVYRLVTANTIDGKIIEKASAKRKLEKMVIHKNKFKGGQAELEQSRRCLEMSELVELLKSRDYVREVKGTKGKVISDKDLELLLDRSDLLSQAEKTKTQEKDGVFRVIETHEC